The Streptomyces laurentii genome contains a region encoding:
- a CDS encoding phage head-tail adaptor (identified by MetaGeneAnnotator; putative;~phage head-tail adaptor [Streptomyces griseoflavus Tu4000]) has protein sequence MTTTTVFTPDTEARFAVARQAADAVLFEGYVLYPYRASAAKNRFRWQFGVLVPPSWNAAGEHARQHTECLMEPRPGAELAVEVRFLHVRRRTAEALREDGTYAPVPELRLTDRTLTTWDEGVEERITLTVPVDAPGGPDGSSGPGGSSGPGGPDGLDGEGITVPFSRPAAEETEEVVDADGRVRGRLVRRREEISGVLRISVAELDGPYRVRKLSVTVENAGSWSPLPGDDRQAALAYSLVATHTLLRLDAGSFLSLTDPPEWARGAVASCDNRHTWPVLAGEPGRADLVLSSPIILDDHPAIAPESPGAFYDATEIDEILALRTTALTDEEKREARGTDARAAAVIDLADTLPQEVWERLHGAVRGLREIARPAEPAGADPLVPDTPWWDPAGDPTVDPDRDHVLVAGQAVRAGSRVLLRPRLRRTDAQDLFVDGRAALVEAVLHDVDGGVHIAVTVEDDPGADIRREQGRFLYFQPDEVRPLEDV, from the coding sequence ATGACCACCACCACCGTCTTCACCCCCGATACGGAGGCGCGGTTCGCCGTCGCCCGGCAGGCCGCCGACGCGGTCCTCTTCGAGGGGTACGTGCTCTACCCGTACCGGGCGTCGGCCGCCAAGAACAGGTTCCGCTGGCAGTTCGGCGTCCTCGTACCGCCGTCCTGGAACGCCGCCGGAGAGCATGCCCGGCAGCACACCGAATGCCTGATGGAGCCCCGGCCCGGTGCCGAACTCGCGGTCGAGGTCCGCTTCCTGCACGTCCGGCGGCGGACCGCGGAGGCACTCCGCGAGGACGGCACGTACGCGCCGGTCCCCGAACTGCGCCTGACGGACCGGACGTTGACGACCTGGGACGAGGGCGTCGAGGAGCGGATCACCCTCACCGTCCCCGTGGACGCGCCGGGCGGACCGGACGGATCCAGTGGACCGGGCGGGTCCAGCGGACCGGGCGGGCCGGACGGGCTCGACGGCGAGGGCATCACCGTGCCGTTCAGCCGCCCCGCCGCCGAGGAGACCGAGGAGGTCGTCGACGCCGACGGGCGAGTGCGCGGCCGACTGGTGCGCCGACGCGAGGAGATCAGCGGTGTCCTGCGGATCTCGGTGGCGGAACTCGACGGCCCGTACCGGGTCCGGAAGCTGTCCGTCACGGTCGAGAACGCCGGTTCCTGGAGTCCGCTGCCCGGTGACGACCGGCAGGCGGCGCTCGCGTACTCGCTGGTCGCCACGCACACCCTGCTCCGGCTCGACGCCGGCTCCTTCCTGTCCCTGACCGACCCGCCGGAGTGGGCGAGAGGAGCCGTGGCGTCCTGCGACAACCGGCACACCTGGCCCGTACTGGCCGGTGAACCCGGCCGTGCCGACCTCGTGCTCTCCTCGCCGATCATCCTCGACGACCACCCGGCCATCGCCCCCGAGAGCCCGGGAGCCTTCTACGACGCCACCGAGATCGACGAGATCCTCGCGCTGCGTACCACGGCCCTCACCGACGAGGAGAAACGCGAGGCCCGGGGGACCGACGCGCGGGCCGCGGCCGTGATCGACCTGGCGGACACCCTGCCGCAGGAGGTGTGGGAACGCCTGCACGGCGCGGTACGCGGACTGCGGGAGATCGCCCGGCCCGCCGAGCCCGCGGGCGCCGACCCGCTCGTACCGGACACCCCGTGGTGGGATCCGGCCGGCGACCCGACCGTCGACCCGGACCGGGACCACGTCCTCGTCGCGGGGCAGGCTGTGCGCGCGGGCAGCAGGGTCCTGTTGCGGCCGCGGCTGCGCCGTACGGACGCCCAGGATCTGTTCGTGGACGGTCGGGCCGCCCTGGTCGAGGCCGTGCTGCACGACGTCGACGGCGGGGTGCACATCGCGGTGACCGTGGAGGACGACCCGGGTGCCGACATCCGGCGCGAACAGGGCCGGTTCCTCTACTTCCAGCCCGACGAGGTGCGGCCCTTGGAGGACGTGTGA
- a CDS encoding hypothetical protein (identified by MetaGeneAnnotator; putative;~sequence version:1), translating to MSAVTAEQAGRRVEEVLDRLAEKGDAATVEAAEDVVRVLMEFYGSALARVVELLGQRSPGTSDTPGSSGNSGNSGAPAAPLGPLLADALVASLLHLHGLHPEDLPSRIDRALAGLPQPVRNAGFDTASGVLRLSVAVSSGCGCGSTPDATRDATRQAALDALACFAPEVTGVELEPAEAREPALLQIGARPSYANQGGPGLAPGGVA from the coding sequence GGTCCTCGACCGGCTGGCGGAGAAAGGGGACGCCGCGACCGTCGAGGCGGCCGAGGACGTCGTACGGGTCCTGATGGAGTTCTACGGCAGCGCCCTCGCCCGGGTCGTCGAACTGCTCGGACAGCGGAGCCCCGGTACGTCCGACACACCAGGGTCCTCCGGGAACTCGGGGAACTCCGGTGCCCCGGCCGCGCCGCTGGGCCCCCTGCTCGCCGACGCGCTCGTCGCGAGCCTGCTCCACCTGCACGGACTGCACCCGGAGGATCTGCCGAGCCGCATCGACCGGGCGCTGGCCGGACTGCCGCAGCCGGTACGCAACGCCGGGTTCGACACGGCGAGCGGGGTGCTCAGACTGAGCGTCGCGGTGTCCTCCGGCTGCGGATGCGGTAGCACCCCGGACGCGACCCGGGACGCGACGCGGCAGGCGGCGCTGGACGCCCTCGCCTGCTTCGCCCCGGAAGTGACCGGCGTCGAACTGGAACCGGCCGAGGCGCGCGAGCCCGCCCTGCTCCAGATCGGTGCCCGCCCGTCGTACGCGAACCAGGGCGGCCCCGGCCTCGCACCGGGCGGTGTCGCGTGA
- a CDS encoding hypothetical protein (identified by MetaGeneAnnotator; putative;~sequence version:1) — MTGLPNSPSTGLSPGLPTGLATRAGAGPAPTGLRRFTTPRPPREERCELCGTRLADGRHRHLADTDQRSLVCACGPCAQLMDRSTGPSTGPSTSPSTDPSTFPRGRFRAVPDRFLADPAHRVDDTVWEALRIPVSVAFLFRNSALGRAVALYPSPAGATESELEDPAWQSVRDATRLAAGLEPDVEALLLRRHGGRTECFLVPIDVCYELVGRMRLHWRGFDGGAEARSDLDAVFARVRGRARDERTCDVQARDEWVRDERGSRP; from the coding sequence GTGACGGGCCTTCCGAACAGCCCTTCCACCGGCCTTTCCCCCGGACTCCCGACCGGCCTGGCGACCCGCGCGGGCGCCGGACCGGCCCCCACCGGCCTGCGCCGCTTCACCACGCCGCGCCCGCCGCGGGAGGAACGCTGCGAACTGTGCGGAACACGGCTCGCCGACGGCCGGCACCGCCATCTGGCCGACACCGACCAGCGGAGCCTGGTCTGCGCCTGCGGCCCGTGCGCCCAGCTCATGGACCGCTCCACCGGCCCCTCGACCGGACCTTCCACCAGCCCTTCGACCGACCCCTCGACCTTCCCACGCGGTCGCTTCCGGGCCGTCCCGGACCGCTTCCTCGCCGACCCGGCCCACCGCGTCGACGACACGGTGTGGGAGGCGCTGCGGATTCCGGTCTCGGTCGCCTTCCTCTTCCGCAACTCCGCCCTCGGCCGGGCGGTGGCGCTCTACCCGAGCCCGGCCGGGGCCACCGAGAGCGAACTGGAGGACCCCGCCTGGCAGTCCGTACGGGACGCCACCCGGCTTGCCGCCGGCCTGGAACCGGACGTGGAGGCGCTGTTGTTGCGCCGCCACGGCGGGCGCACGGAGTGCTTCCTGGTGCCGATCGACGTCTGCTACGAACTGGTGGGCCGTATGCGCCTGCACTGGCGCGGCTTCGACGGCGGGGCCGAGGCACGGTCCGACCTCGACGCCGTCTTCGCCCGCGTGCGCGGACGGGCGCGTGACGAGCGGACGTGTGACGTACAGGCGCGTGACGAGTGGGTGCGTGACGAGCGGGGGAGCCGGCCGTGA
- a CDS encoding hypothetical protein (identified by MetaGeneAnnotator; putative;~sequence version:1), whose amino-acid sequence MTEFSFACTGVRADAYAAGPTLVFRLRVTATPGTRVHALALRCQIRVEPARRGYDDREAEALGDLFGDRSRWESSLNPVQFAQVSVMVPGFTGEIETDLVVPCTYDVDIAATRYFRALEGGEVPLLLLFSGTAFTGAGGFHVEPVPWDKEVVHRMPVRVWREMMDQHFPGCGWIRLPGDAMDALLAYRSRQALPSWQATVEALLEGTGERTR is encoded by the coding sequence GTGACCGAGTTCTCCTTCGCCTGTACGGGCGTGCGCGCCGACGCCTACGCGGCCGGGCCGACGCTCGTGTTCCGGCTGCGCGTCACCGCGACCCCGGGCACCCGGGTGCACGCGCTCGCGCTGCGCTGCCAGATCCGCGTCGAACCAGCCCGGCGCGGATACGACGACCGGGAGGCCGAGGCCCTGGGCGACCTGTTCGGCGACCGCTCCCGGTGGGAATCCAGCCTCAACCCGGTGCAGTTCGCCCAGGTCTCCGTGATGGTCCCGGGCTTCACCGGCGAGATCGAGACCGATCTCGTCGTGCCCTGCACCTACGACGTCGACATCGCCGCGACCCGGTACTTCCGGGCGCTCGAAGGCGGCGAGGTGCCGCTGCTCCTGCTGTTCTCCGGCACCGCCTTCACGGGCGCGGGCGGCTTCCACGTCGAACCCGTGCCCTGGGACAAGGAGGTCGTCCACCGGATGCCCGTACGGGTCTGGCGCGAGATGATGGACCAGCACTTCCCGGGCTGCGGCTGGATCCGGCTCCCGGGCGACGCGATGGACGCGCTGCTCGCCTATCGGTCCCGCCAAGCCCTGCCGTCCTGGCAGGCCACCGTCGAGGCCCTGCTCGAAGGGACGGGGGAGCGCACCCGATGA